One Helianthus annuus cultivar XRQ/B chromosome 12, HanXRQr2.0-SUNRISE, whole genome shotgun sequence genomic region harbors:
- the LOC110882601 gene encoding uncharacterized protein LOC110882601 isoform X1 yields the protein MKKKMAGERASVRNRSAAHGGVSVHRVHVVSPGFEARRNSSEVPGVRKHCRRCQHLSPEKNTRRRNFQAHAGEEPQSPEFRRRIGSPLTRVRITITFVLLDFSILTRALFQGILMRNHCFDDARNPVGMPRNTFKF from the exons atgaagaagaagatggcAGGAGAGAGAGCCAGTGTCAGGAACCGCTCCGCAGCTCACGGCGGTGTCTCGGTCCACCGAGTTCACGTCGTTTCCCCTGGTTTCGAAGCTCGCCGGAATAGCTCAGAAGTACCCGGAGTCCGTAAGCACTGTCGAAGGTGTCAACACCTCTCACCGGAGAAAAATACACGTCGTCGGAACTTCCAAGCTCATGCCGGAGAAGAACCACAATCGCCAGAGTTTCGCCGGAGAATCGGAAGTCCTTTGACTCGTGTTCG GATAACCATTACGTTTGTTCTCTTGGATTTCTCAATCCTTACCCGTGCGTTATTTCAAGGAATTCTTATGCGCAACCACT GTTTTGATGATGCAAGGAATCCAGTAGGAATGCCTAGAAACACATTTAAATTTTAA
- the LOC110882601 gene encoding uncharacterized protein LOC110882601 isoform X2 has translation MKKKMAGERASVRNRSAAHGGVSVHRVHVVSPGFEARRNSSEVPGVRKHCRRCQHLSPEKNTRRRNFQAHAGEEPQSPEFRRRIGSPLTRVRF, from the exons atgaagaagaagatggcAGGAGAGAGAGCCAGTGTCAGGAACCGCTCCGCAGCTCACGGCGGTGTCTCGGTCCACCGAGTTCACGTCGTTTCCCCTGGTTTCGAAGCTCGCCGGAATAGCTCAGAAGTACCCGGAGTCCGTAAGCACTGTCGAAGGTGTCAACACCTCTCACCGGAGAAAAATACACGTCGTCGGAACTTCCAAGCTCATGCCGGAGAAGAACCACAATCGCCAGAGTTTCGCCGGAGAATCGGAAGTCCTTTGACTCGTGTTCG GTTTTGA